One genomic segment of Triplophysa rosa linkage group LG22, Trosa_1v2, whole genome shotgun sequence includes these proteins:
- the gigyf1b gene encoding GRB10-interacting GYF protein 1 codes for MTAETLNFGPEWLRALSRGGSVTSPPPSPAMPKSKLADYRYGREEMLALYVKDNKIPEDMQDQEFASILQEEPLQPLALEPLTEEEQRNFSLSVNSVAVLRLMGKGGGAVPTGVSRGRGTARGGRGRGRGEVGFYQRGADEEVGFGRGREMHRSQSWDDRGERRFEKPLRRDGGRGGFEEGGAGGRKDYARSDSDNWRTLREEQEDMEGAEPGGCWRIAGARRDDGGPRSAGWRDHVSGDGRRRKFDFDFRDGESGRRRAGSEGGEEERDGLPEWCTDEEEGEMGTFDSSGAFMCIKKSPRDTIPEDQELDFEPLEEEEESCQEKDSPTDKLEEFDAETIFEGEGKPPSPIVVPAPIHPPEPETPKPMIKPPSKPAPQPTEDAPPGSVGTQKTQNSSPPMTKSTDLPSVGGDTEEEDGMKHLQQEAEKMVASLQDTSLEEECFTQALQESHIAAVHAHTHPSSHTHSHSTSHALPHSASALPLSHESAMKWFYKDPQGEIQGPFTTVEMCEWFQAGYFTMNLVVKRGCDEGFQPLGEVIKMWGRVPFSPGPSPPPLLGNMDQELLKKQLEQAASAALYQQLQMRFQHMNRESGIMPAMNRSMSVPDTGSLWDMPTSVSQQSGGEASLWDLTMSNSTQGPTLEHLQKIQQERREAELRVKREEEERKRREEKRRQQEEQKRRDEEELYRRKQCRHQQELIMKFLQQSQQQQSMSGGAGWSGSQSGSLSLGKTTGKSILELEAERLHKQQQQQRAQQQQRHGGLTMGQWSDGPAGMWGGAGLEGKLGGGNPAMGMWDEALKNQASHRNMGLKNSRSSPSLSEQYMLNRRKRTEDEDRLLKLLQGMKPQDGFTTWCEQMLHALNTSANNCSSLDVPTIVAYLKEVESPYEVHDFIRIYLGDTIEAKEFAKQFLERRAKQKANHQRQQQQLSKEVSGLNMNFPLQSMYQAAHMNKGSSMYDTQGGKAKKKPSMMLHSDPSILGYSFLGGGELEQVEDY; via the exons ATGACTGCTGAGACACTCAACTTCGGTCCAGAATG GCTCCGTGCACTATCCAGAGGGGGGAGCGTGACGTCCCCTCCCCCTTCCCCTGCAATGCCAAAGTCCAAGTTGGCCGACTACCGTTATGGCCGCGAGGAGATGTTAGCACTTTATGTCAAAGATAACAAG ATCCCTGAGGACATGCAGGATCAGGAGTTCGCCTCCATCCTGCAGGAAGAGCCTCTGCAGCCGTTGGCTCTGGAGCCCCTAACTGAAGAGGAGCAG AGAAACTTCTCACTGTCTGTGAATAGTGTGGCAGTGCTGAGGCTTATGGGTAAAGGAGGAGGTGCGGTACCAACAGGTGTGTCTAGAGGGCGTGGAACTGCTCGAGGAGGCAGAG GGAGAGGCAGGGGAGAGGTTGGATTCTACCAAAGAGGTGCAGATGAAGAGGTTGGCTTTGGCCGTGGACGAGAAATGCACCGCAGCCAGAGCTGGGATGACAG AGGTGAGCGACGCTTTGAGAAGCCCTTGAGGCGTGATGGTGGGCGAGGTGGATTTGAAGAGGGCGGAGCAGGAGGAAGGAAGGATTATGCCCGCTCGGACAGCGATAACTGGCGTACACTCAGAGAGGAGCAGGAGGACATGGAGGGGGCGGAGCCTGGGGGGTGCTGGAGGATTGCAGGGGCACGGCGTGATG ATGGTGGTCCTCGTTCAGCGGGTTGGCGGGATCATGTCAGCGGAGATGGCCGACGTAGAAAGTTTGACTTTGACTTCCGCGATGGAGAGAGTGGACGGAGAAGGGCTGGAAGTGAAGGAGGAGAGGAAGAGCGAGATGGCCTACCTGAGTGGTGCACTGATGAAGAAGAGGGAGAGATGGGAACCTTCGACTCCTCCGGAGCCTTCATGTGCATCAAG AAAAGCCCCAGAGATACAATCCCTGAAGACCAGGAACTGGATTTTGAACCtctggaggaggaagaggagagtTGTCAGGAGAAGGACAGCCCTACTGATAAAT TGGAGGAGTTTGATGCAGAAACTATCTTTGAGGGAGAAGGAAAGCCACCATCACCAATTGTTGTACCAGCTCCTATACATCCCCCAGAGCCAGAGACCCCCAAACCTATGATCAAGCCCCCCTCAAAACCTGCACCCCAGCCAACTGAAG ATGCTCCTCCAGGCAGTGTCggcacacagaaaacacagaactcCTCCCCTCCCATGACCAAAAGTACTGACCTCCCTTCAGTAGGTGGAGACACTGAAGAGGAAGATGGCATGAAGCACCTTCAGCAG GAGGCAGAAAAGATGGTGGCATCGCTACAGGACACGTCTCTTGAAGAGGAATGTTTCACTCAAGCTCTTCAGGAGAGCCACATCGCTGCGGTGCATGCTCACACACACCCCTcttctcacacacactctcattcCACCTCACACGCACTCCCACACTCCGCCAGCGCCCTGCCTCTCTCCCATGAATCGGCTATGAAGTGGTTCTACAAAGACCCTCAAGGAGAGATTCAAG GCCCATTTACTACAGTGGAGATGTGCGAGTGGTTTCAGGCGGGGTATTTTACCATGAACCTGGTGGTCAAACGTGGTTGTGATGAGGGTTTTCAACCCCTGGGAGAAGTCATTAAGATGTGGGGGCGTGTGCCTTTTTCTCCTGGCCCCTCCCCTCCTCCGCTTCTG GGAAACATGGACCAGGAGCTGCTTAAGAAGCAGTTAGAACAAGCTGCCAGTGCAGCCCTGTACCAACAACTTCAGATGAGATTCCAGCACATGAACAG GGAGTCTGGAATAATGCCTGCTATGAACAGGTCTATGTCCGTGCCAGACACCGGGTCCTTGTGGGACATGCCTACCTCAGTATCTCAGCAGTCAG GCGGTGAGGCCAGTCTGTGGGACTTAACCATGAGTAACTCCACTCAGGGTCCAACTCTTGAACATTTGCAGAAA ATCCAGCAGGAGAGGCGTGAAGCTGAACTCAGGGTGAAGCGTGAAGAGGAGGAGAGGAAACGGAGGGAGGAGAAACGCCGGCAGCAGGAGGAACAGAAGAGAAGAGATGAGGAAGAACTTTACAGGCGAAAACAG TGCCGTCATCAGCAGGAGTTGATCATGAAGTTTCTGCAGCAGAGTCAGCAGCAGCAGAGTATGTCAGGGGGTGCGGGGTGGAGTGGTAGCCAGTCTGGATCTCTGTCTCTGGGCAAGACTACAGGAAAGAGCATCCTGGAGCTAGAGGCAGAGAGACTTCACAAGCAGCAACAGCAGCAGAGAGCTCAGCAGCAGCAAAGG CATGGAGGTTTAACAATGGGCCAGTGGAGTGATGGGCCCGCTGGTATGTGGGGTGGAGCTGGCCTGGAAGGAAAGCTCGGAGGCGGCAACCCTGCTATGGGCATGTGGGACGAAGCCTTGAAGAACCAGGCCAGCCATCGCAACATGGGCCTGAAGAACAGCCGCAGCAGTCCCTCGCTCAG TGAACAGTACATGCTGAATCGCCGTAAGCGTACCGAGGACGAGGACAGGCTTCTGAAGCTGCTTCAGGGAATGAAACCACAGGATGGTTTCACCACTTGGTGTGAACAGATGCTTCACGCTCTCAACACTTCTGCAAATAACTGCTCTTCACTGGATG TGCCCACCATTGTGGCATATCTGAAGGAGGTGGAGTCTCCATATGAAGTTCATGACTTCATCCGCATTTATCTGGGCGATACTATTGAAGCCAAAGAGTTTGCCAAGCAGTTTCTGGAGCGCCGTGCCAAACAGAAAGCAAACCACCAGAGACAACAGCAGCAG CTGTCTAAGGAGGTCTCTGGATTGAACATGAACTTTCCCCTGCAG TCGATGTACCAGGCAGCTCACATGAATAAGGGCAGCAGCATGTACGACACTCAGGGaggaaaagcaaagaaaaagccTAGCATGATGCTCCACTCTGACCCCAGTATCCTCG GCTACTCATTCCTGGGGGGAGGTGAGCTGGAGCAGGTGGAGGATTACTGA